TTAGCAATTCCTGGAATAGCTCACTGGTGAATTGTTCGCTCTCAAAATGGCCTACATCGCAGAGCAGTAAATCGCCTTCCGGACCAAAAAACTCATGGTACTTCAAATCGCCGGTTACGTAGGCGTCAGCGCCAGCAGCCCGAGCTTTGTTTAAAAGAAAGCTACCGGCTCCCCCGCACAAAGCCACCCGCCGGATAGGCCGGCCGAAATCGGTGTGTTTCACAACTGGTACGCCTAGAATAGTGCGTAGCTGCTGCCGAAACGCTGCTGGTGATAGCTCTTGGAGTAAGTCGCCAATCATACCAGCGCCTACATCCTGGTTTTCGTTTTCGAGCTTGACTATTTCGTAGGCCACTTCCTCGTAGGGGTGGGCCTGGCGCAGGGCCCGAAGCACAGTTTTCTGCCGGTGCAGGGGCAGCAGCACTTCTACCCGCTGCTCAGGAGTGGTTTCGGGTTGGCCTGGTTGTCCCTGAAAAGGCTGGGTAGCCGAACCAGGCGTGAAAGTGCCTACACCATCGGAGCGAAAGCTGCAGTCGGAATAGTCGCCGATTTGGCCGGCACCGGCTTGATAGAGAGCTTGTAAAACCGCATCGGTATGCGTTGGCGGCACATAGGTAATCAGCTTGGCCAGATTGCCGCTCGTGGG
The window above is part of the Hymenobacter radiodurans genome. Proteins encoded here:
- a CDS encoding Nif3-like dinuclear metal center hexameric protein — translated: MPIVADLARALETAAPLAYQESYDNAGLQCGDPQAEIKGVLIALDCTLAVLDEALKRGCNVVVAHHPVIFRPLKSLTGATEVERTLLKALKNDIAIYAAHTNLDNVRHGVNRKLGEKLGLQQLRILAPTSGNLAKLITYVPPTHTDAVLQALYQAGAGQIGDYSDCSFRSDGVGTFTPGSATQPFQGQPGQPETTPEQRVEVLLPLHRQKTVLRALRQAHPYEEVAYEIVKLENENQDVGAGMIGDLLQELSPAAFRQQLRTILGVPVVKHTDFGRPIRRVALCGGAGSFLLNKARAAGADAYVTGDLKYHEFFGPEGDLLLCDVGHFESEQFTSELFQELLTSTFSSTFAVLIAETLTNPVRYDF